In Thermodesulfobacteriota bacterium, a single window of DNA contains:
- a CDS encoding DUF3096 domain-containing protein: MQINLALEPVVSLIAGILILFMPRLLNYIVAIYLIVIGILGVAR; encoded by the coding sequence ATGCAGATTAATCTCGCTTTAGAACCAGTAGTGTCTTTAATAGCAGGCATATTGATCCTGTTCATGCCCCGGTTATTGAACTACATCGTTGCTATATATTTGATCGTGATCGGTATTCTGGGGGTAGCCCGCTAG
- a CDS encoding MgtC/SapB family protein — protein sequence MEFGVLYNQFQLQTLAYVVLAMLLGAVIGIDREIADKPAGLRTHMLVCGASTLLVSLGDIMVRHFDQNLPNNMLQSDPIRIIEAVITGVSFLGAGTIIRRGSDNIAGLTTAASILFVAAVGICVALSQISLAMGSTVLVVIILRGVHLLQQWMGLQHQKKDTEKSKQDG from the coding sequence ATGGAATTTGGCGTTCTATACAATCAATTTCAGCTCCAAACACTGGCCTACGTTGTGCTGGCGATGCTGCTGGGTGCGGTGATCGGGATTGATCGAGAGATAGCTGATAAACCTGCGGGATTGCGTACGCACATGCTGGTATGTGGCGCATCTACTTTATTGGTCTCACTTGGCGATATTATGGTGCGGCATTTCGACCAAAATCTGCCTAATAATATGCTCCAATCGGACCCAATTCGAATTATCGAGGCAGTGATAACTGGGGTCAGCTTTCTAGGAGCGGGAACAATTATACGTCGTGGTTCCGATAATATCGCAGGGCTTACCACTGCTGCTTCTATACTGTTTGTTGCAGCGGTAGGAATATGCGTGGCACTGTCTCAAATTTCACTGGCGATGGGCAGCACTGTTTTAGTGGTAATCATATTGCGGGGTGTGCACCTGCTCCAGCAGTGGATGGGTCTCCAGCATCAAAAAAAAGACACAGAAAAATCTAAACAAGACGGATAA
- the ctaD gene encoding cytochrome c oxidase subunit I has translation MANHIVHEALSVPYLEEKGLLSWILSTDHKRIGIMYLVSITAFFILAGSVALLMRFELMSPHKQIVDPHTYNVLFTFHGSSMVFFFIVPGISATLGNFLLPLMIGARDVAFPRLNLGSYWIYLLGTLIILFGLSQPADTGWTYYTPYSVQSGTSVITITLGIFVVGFSSILTGLNFIVTTHKLRAPGMTWNRLPLFVWSIYATAILQLLATPVLGITLLLLIAERVLGIGFFDPAKGGDPILFQSFFWFYSHPAVYIMILPAFGVISEVLPVFARKPIFGYKVMAYSLLAIAFISFLVWAHHMFVSGMSEVAATIFSFLTMLVAIPTAIKVFNWVATLYKGSIDLKSPMLYALSLIFLFTIGGLTGVFLGALAADVHLHDTYFVVAHMHYVMIGGTVMGFFAALHFWYPKMFGKMFNEKMARAAWGLIFAGFNITFFPQFILGVQGMPRRYADYPSDFYLLNLVSTIGSWVLAIGMFIMFVNLVRGLFDGEEAPANPYNSLSLEWQVSSPPPHENFKEIPVVKDWTYGYGKK, from the coding sequence ATGGCAAATCACATTGTTCATGAGGCGTTATCTGTTCCGTACCTGGAGGAGAAGGGATTACTCTCCTGGATTCTATCCACCGACCATAAACGCATAGGCATCATGTACCTTGTCTCCATAACTGCTTTCTTTATTCTGGCTGGCAGTGTGGCGCTCCTGATGAGGTTCGAGCTTATGTCGCCGCATAAACAAATTGTGGACCCTCATACTTACAATGTACTCTTCACGTTTCACGGGTCCAGTATGGTTTTCTTTTTCATCGTGCCTGGTATTTCCGCAACCCTGGGGAATTTTCTTCTCCCACTGATGATAGGGGCACGGGATGTGGCTTTTCCCCGCCTTAATCTGGGGAGCTACTGGATTTACCTGCTGGGCACACTCATTATACTCTTTGGCCTTTCTCAACCTGCGGATACCGGCTGGACATATTACACCCCTTATAGCGTACAATCAGGAACGAGTGTGATTACGATCACCCTGGGAATTTTTGTCGTAGGTTTCTCCTCCATTCTTACCGGGCTTAACTTTATCGTGACCACACACAAGTTGAGAGCGCCGGGTATGACCTGGAACAGGCTCCCTCTCTTTGTATGGTCTATTTACGCAACTGCTATCCTCCAGCTCCTGGCTACTCCGGTTTTAGGTATTACCCTGCTACTTCTCATTGCGGAGAGGGTTCTGGGCATCGGTTTCTTCGACCCGGCAAAGGGCGGAGACCCCATTTTGTTTCAAAGCTTCTTCTGGTTCTATTCTCACCCCGCCGTCTATATCATGATACTCCCCGCTTTCGGGGTAATCTCGGAGGTGCTACCGGTCTTTGCCCGAAAGCCCATATTCGGCTATAAAGTCATGGCGTATTCGCTTCTGGCTATAGCATTCATCAGTTTTCTTGTTTGGGCTCATCATATGTTTGTAAGCGGCATGTCGGAAGTTGCCGCGACTATCTTTTCTTTCCTTACCATGCTGGTGGCCATACCTACGGCCATTAAGGTCTTCAATTGGGTGGCCACTCTGTATAAAGGCTCGATAGACCTGAAATCCCCGATGCTCTACGCGCTTTCTCTTATATTCCTATTTACCATTGGTGGGCTCACCGGTGTTTTCCTCGGTGCACTTGCCGCCGACGTTCATCTTCATGATACCTATTTTGTGGTTGCCCATATGCACTATGTGATGATAGGCGGGACGGTGATGGGTTTCTTTGCTGCGCTTCATTTTTGGTATCCGAAGATGTTTGGGAAGATGTTTAACGAAAAGATGGCCCGGGCGGCCTGGGGGCTCATATTTGCCGGGTTCAACATTACATTCTTCCCCCAGTTTATTCTGGGGGTTCAGGGTATGCCTAGGAGGTACGCCGACTACCCTTCCGATTTTTATTTGCTTAACCTCGTTTCGACTATCGGTTCCTGGGTTCTGGCTATAGGCATGTTCATTATGTTTGTAAACCTGGTAAGAGGGCTTTTTGACGGTGAGGAGGCTCCGGCCAACCCATATAATTCCCTGTCATTAGAATGGCAGGTGTCATCGCCCCCGCCGCACGAGAATTTCAAGGAGATACCGGTTGTAAAGGACTGGACTTACGGATACGGGAAAAAATGA
- a CDS encoding cytochrome c3 family protein: MSRRTLIILLPVLMFLAVYIYVVAIRIEAPQQPVFFSHKIHAGQNQIPCQYCHSYVTKSPMAGMPSIQKCMGCHLIIAGQDADYYFGKKAINIRGEIEKLREYWEKSQEKGVLDGEEYSKDFHYLGQKESIPWVRVYYLPEFVHFSHKRHVLRGFGCKTCHGEVEKMDIVYRVQKLEMGWCIGCHEENARDKKELTQLKDCLTCHY, translated from the coding sequence ATGAGCAGACGGACTTTAATTATTCTCCTGCCTGTTCTTATGTTTCTGGCCGTTTATATATATGTCGTGGCAATCAGGATTGAGGCGCCGCAACAGCCTGTCTTTTTCAGCCATAAAATACATGCGGGGCAGAACCAAATCCCTTGTCAGTACTGTCACAGCTATGTTACGAAATCCCCGATGGCGGGGATGCCCTCCATTCAGAAGTGTATGGGATGCCATTTGATAATTGCCGGACAGGATGCTGATTACTATTTCGGGAAGAAGGCTATAAATATTCGAGGGGAAATTGAAAAGTTGAGGGAGTATTGGGAGAAGAGTCAGGAAAAGGGAGTATTAGACGGGGAAGAGTACTCAAAGGACTTCCACTACCTGGGCCAAAAGGAATCTATTCCATGGGTGAGGGTTTATTATCTGCCCGAATTCGTTCATTTCAGTCATAAACGGCACGTTCTTCGCGGGTTTGGGTGTAAAACCTGCCACGGAGAGGTGGAGAAGATGGATATAGTATACCGGGTTCAGAAACTGGAGATGGGCTGGTGCATAGGATGTCACGAAGAAAACGCCAGGGATAAGAAAGAGCTTACCCAGCTAAAGGATTGCCTGACTTGCCATTATTAG
- a CDS encoding BON domain-containing protein has protein sequence MNQPVRTLLASNSRFFLEGIRKILGNEKGIKIVAEALNREEMEKHLISLKPRLLLLDNRTLSLDIHELLNLTGKNGLDVRVIVLGKNIEEEPVLPNILYIGRETSSSELIRAIKETHDKNTQNNRKNEIPEALPILYVPDIVELTESAYGRSNERKKQIGRENRSSVEASTPIREESEEITQPRTEAGSTKKHLQEEREIPGREINLHEKRYEENWKLLSLPYRQLSHPATWKRRILSSFSREVNRVVVLLLLISGFTYIGSNYFDGRAELARFIRELISPITTSKIKSDIETNLGKLWEQGYEDIKLSVIKGKAVLRSKASAVGDSAQTQLIQKVEYGKANHLNGRFTLKTLMDQILFPPTDSSVKSNIETELWKKGHRDIKVTVTDGKAVVSGKVTTQEDRQAIQNIAENVPGIKQVENGIVVEEIISDQKIASGIRKELDDKGYKNIEVTVINRKAILSGTLSNQDESKVIKDIAINIEGVETLEDNLKIQPKKEKRRIVKRVSTIKKDRHLAYHDNIAFTDKTHTETKSEWKIRK, from the coding sequence ATGAATCAACCCGTCCGAACACTACTAGCTTCAAACTCAAGGTTCTTCCTTGAAGGAATACGGAAGATTCTGGGGAATGAAAAGGGTATAAAAATAGTAGCCGAGGCTTTAAATCGCGAGGAGATGGAAAAGCATCTTATCTCCTTAAAGCCCAGGCTTCTACTCCTTGACAATAGGACACTAAGCCTGGATATCCATGAACTCCTTAATTTAACCGGCAAAAATGGCCTCGATGTAAGGGTCATTGTTTTAGGAAAGAACATCGAAGAAGAGCCGGTGTTGCCGAATATTCTCTACATAGGCAGGGAAACGAGTTCCTCAGAACTGATAAGGGCTATAAAGGAAACCCATGACAAAAACACCCAGAACAATAGGAAGAACGAAATTCCGGAAGCCCTGCCCATTCTATATGTCCCTGATATCGTAGAGCTCACCGAATCGGCTTACGGTAGAAGTAACGAAAGGAAAAAACAGATTGGGAGGGAGAACCGGTCATCCGTAGAAGCATCAACACCGATTCGAGAAGAATCAGAGGAAATCACTCAGCCTCGCACGGAGGCGGGCAGCACAAAGAAACATCTTCAAGAAGAAAGGGAAATACCCGGTAGAGAAATAAACCTCCATGAAAAAAGGTATGAAGAGAATTGGAAACTCCTCAGTTTGCCGTACAGGCAGCTCAGTCATCCGGCCACATGGAAGAGAAGAATTTTATCCTCTTTTTCCAGAGAAGTTAACCGGGTAGTTGTGCTTCTTCTCCTGATATCCGGATTTACATACATCGGTTCCAATTACTTCGACGGGAGAGCGGAGCTTGCCAGATTCATAAGGGAGCTTATATCTCCCATAACTACTTCAAAGATTAAATCCGATATCGAAACCAACCTGGGTAAACTATGGGAGCAGGGTTATGAGGATATTAAACTAAGCGTTATAAAGGGCAAAGCTGTATTAAGAAGCAAAGCTTCCGCCGTGGGTGATAGTGCTCAAACCCAGCTTATCCAGAAAGTTGAATACGGTAAAGCTAATCACCTCAACGGCCGGTTCACCCTTAAAACGCTGATGGACCAGATCCTATTTCCTCCCACCGATTCCAGTGTTAAATCCAATATCGAAACCGAGCTGTGGAAAAAAGGCCATAGAGATATAAAAGTAACCGTTACGGACGGAAAAGCCGTGGTGAGCGGGAAAGTCACCACCCAGGAAGACCGCCAAGCCATCCAGAACATTGCAGAAAATGTCCCGGGGATAAAGCAAGTTGAAAACGGCATAGTGGTGGAGGAAATAATAAGCGACCAAAAAATCGCTTCCGGGATCAGAAAGGAATTAGATGATAAAGGGTATAAGAACATAGAGGTAACCGTCATTAACCGAAAAGCCATATTGAGTGGGACACTGTCCAACCAAGATGAGAGCAAAGTAATAAAGGATATCGCCATAAATATCGAGGGGGTGGAAACCCTAGAAGATAACCTGAAAATCCAGCCCAAAAAAGAGAAACGGCGCATAGTAAAAAGGGTAAGTACAATTAAAAAAGACCGTCATCTTGCTTATCACGACAATATCGCTTTCACAGACAAAACACATACAGAGACTAAAAGCGAATGGAAAATCAGGAAGTAA
- a CDS encoding MFS transporter, translating to MISGLDKTQTKNFTLITIANFFFFCNFSSFFLLPLFIKSLGGNEANIGFIMGSFGITSLGSIPLVSFLIDKYGRRRFMLFGALVMYLSSLGYLLITELSYVFYLLRLLQGVGFAFFFTSSGTAAADFVPEARRGQGLGLFGAFTIASYALGPTVGEGVIEYLGFRSFFIYASSFSLIAIILVYPTRDADFKQSKDRYGLGFFRLAFSRKFAIPLLTNLILAGGFGSILNFVSAFLKPKGLDVFYFFITYTVTIAAIRVFGGGISDVFGRKKVASPSLLCFSLSLVAMIFINSVYETVLISFLFSISYGMLYPTLSALVIDKAGPDERGKVMGAFNASFSIGTNILTFGFGVIAKNFGFDGMYLTSASFVFIGFLIFTIFETEQGFHTLSHKDTKIQS from the coding sequence ATGATTTCCGGACTGGACAAGACTCAGACTAAAAATTTTACGTTAATAACCATCGCCAATTTTTTCTTTTTCTGTAATTTTTCTTCCTTCTTTCTTCTCCCGTTATTCATAAAGAGCCTTGGAGGGAACGAAGCAAACATCGGTTTTATCATGGGCTCTTTTGGCATCACTTCCCTTGGCTCGATTCCGCTCGTATCGTTTCTCATCGATAAATACGGAAGGCGGAGATTCATGCTCTTCGGCGCCTTGGTCATGTATCTATCTTCGCTCGGTTATCTCCTGATCACCGAGCTAAGCTACGTTTTCTATCTATTGAGGTTACTTCAAGGAGTAGGGTTCGCCTTCTTTTTCACCTCTTCCGGCACCGCTGCCGCCGATTTTGTCCCGGAAGCAAGGAGAGGGCAGGGGCTCGGCCTGTTCGGGGCGTTTACTATTGCATCTTATGCCCTGGGGCCGACTGTTGGAGAGGGTGTGATAGAGTATCTCGGGTTTCGCTCCTTCTTTATATATGCCTCGTCATTCAGCCTGATTGCCATTATACTGGTCTATCCTACCAGGGACGCCGATTTTAAGCAGTCCAAGGACCGTTACGGCCTTGGTTTTTTCCGCCTGGCTTTTTCCAGAAAGTTTGCCATACCGCTTCTTACAAACCTCATTCTGGCCGGTGGATTCGGGTCCATATTGAATTTTGTGTCTGCTTTTCTCAAGCCCAAAGGATTGGATGTCTTTTATTTCTTTATTACCTATACGGTAACGATTGCCGCAATCAGGGTTTTCGGAGGAGGGATTTCGGACGTGTTTGGAAGGAAAAAAGTGGCCTCTCCAAGCCTCCTTTGTTTCTCCCTATCCCTAGTGGCTATGATCTTCATAAATTCGGTTTACGAGACGGTGTTAATATCTTTCCTCTTCAGCATCAGCTATGGGATGCTCTATCCGACTTTAAGTGCCCTGGTTATAGACAAGGCCGGTCCAGACGAAAGAGGTAAGGTTATGGGGGCTTTCAACGCCAGCTTCAGCATCGGAACAAACATTCTTACATTCGGCTTTGGAGTTATTGCCAAGAATTTCGGGTTTGATGGCATGTATCTAACCTCCGCCAGTTTTGTGTTCATCGGCTTTTTGATTTTTACCATCTTTGAAACTGAACAAGGTTTTCACACGCTTAGCCACAAAGACACTAAGATACAAAGTTAG
- a CDS encoding tRNA (adenine-N1)-methyltransferase, with translation MALLFTLPVDMEIKSGDFVFLLSSDGKTFLIRVNEEKIFGTHLGNIALRDAIGKRYGEVIYSQMGKPFILLEPTLEDKMMKVRRHTQIIYPKDAAMILLKTGVRSGTRVIECGSGSGALTIALASAVAPAGKVYAYDRREDFLENARRNVYEAGYSDYVEFKSREVGQGFDESDVDVVVLDLPSPWEGIPAAARSIRGGGRITSLSPTYNQVEKTVESLSEHGFVYIETLEVLVRRMLVRLGKTRPYERMVSHTGFLTFGRKAIKTSTISEEDEGLQVAELLNDVEGGI, from the coding sequence GTGGCTTTATTATTTACTCTTCCGGTTGATATGGAGATAAAATCGGGCGATTTCGTTTTCCTTCTGTCTTCGGACGGTAAAACCTTTCTTATCAGAGTAAATGAGGAAAAAATCTTTGGGACCCATCTCGGTAATATTGCGCTCAGGGACGCAATTGGCAAGAGATATGGCGAGGTTATTTATTCGCAGATGGGAAAGCCGTTCATTCTCCTGGAACCGACGCTCGAGGATAAGATGATGAAGGTAAGGAGACACACTCAGATAATTTATCCCAAGGATGCGGCTATGATTTTGCTTAAGACCGGGGTCCGGTCGGGGACACGGGTAATCGAATGTGGCTCGGGCTCGGGTGCTCTCACCATTGCCCTGGCCAGCGCAGTAGCTCCGGCGGGGAAAGTGTATGCGTATGACAGAAGAGAGGATTTTCTGGAAAATGCCAGGAGAAACGTATATGAGGCGGGCTATTCCGATTACGTGGAATTCAAGTCGAGAGAGGTAGGACAGGGGTTTGATGAATCGGATGTGGACGTGGTGGTGCTTGACCTTCCTTCTCCCTGGGAAGGGATTCCTGCTGCCGCGCGCTCGATCCGGGGCGGTGGAAGAATAACTAGTTTGTCCCCTACATACAATCAGGTAGAAAAAACGGTGGAGAGTTTGAGCGAACATGGTTTTGTTTACATCGAAACTTTGGAGGTTCTGGTTCGCCGGATGCTCGTTCGTCTCGGCAAAACCAGGCCGTATGAGAGGATGGTCAGTCATACCGGGTTTCTCACCTTTGGGAGGAAAGCGATCAAGACCTCCACAATATCGGAAGAGGATGAAGGGCTTCAGGTTGCTGAATTGCTTAACGACGTAGAGGGGGGGATTTAA
- the truD gene encoding tRNA pseudouridine(13) synthase TruD: MKIKSRPEDFVVEEFLELPEFTPEGSYVIYKLEKRGLSTLEVVELLARRYKIPDRDISFAGLKDKYAHTTQYLSMRVREARAIKERNFGLSPLGRSTRPVGPDLLSKNKFRLTLRDLEKDSVENIIISLDQVSKYGFPNYFGEQRFGSVRHGGEFLAKLLIHEDYEGALKLYLSRWSTEDRAVDKKFKRFVLSHWGDWDECLRVAGRNRVRAIISYLRDHPGAFLNAINMINPRLLFLYVAAYQSYLWNEMASEFIKTDLNGVELIRFRYKPGEMVFYKKLPDKLFDRFIKMEIPLIDHKVEFSENSTKEIAEKVLSREGIAIQEFRLKKLKRAFFKSAPRKLIVFPEELEISDIFPDEIYKGKFKLTLSFFLPSGSYASVLLRRIEDREIQKVNGIT, translated from the coding sequence ATGAAAATAAAGTCGCGTCCAGAGGATTTTGTGGTCGAAGAGTTTTTGGAGCTTCCCGAATTTACGCCGGAGGGTTCTTACGTTATCTATAAATTAGAAAAGAGAGGACTTTCTACGCTTGAGGTAGTGGAGTTGCTCGCCAGGAGATACAAAATACCGGATCGGGACATAAGTTTTGCCGGGTTGAAAGACAAATATGCTCATACAACTCAATACTTGAGCATGAGAGTCAGAGAGGCAAGGGCAATTAAGGAGAGAAATTTCGGATTGAGCCCGCTCGGTCGTTCCACACGTCCGGTAGGGCCGGATTTGCTCAGCAAGAATAAGTTTAGACTTACGCTAAGGGATTTAGAAAAAGATTCGGTCGAGAATATAATTATCAGCCTAGACCAAGTCTCCAAATACGGGTTTCCAAACTATTTTGGAGAGCAAAGATTCGGTTCGGTAAGACATGGAGGGGAATTTTTAGCAAAGCTCCTGATTCATGAAGATTACGAGGGAGCCTTGAAGCTTTATCTTTCCCGCTGGTCAACCGAGGATAGAGCTGTAGACAAGAAATTCAAGAGGTTTGTTCTCAGCCATTGGGGAGACTGGGATGAGTGCCTGAGAGTTGCTGGACGTAATAGAGTAAGGGCCATAATTTCTTATTTGAGAGACCATCCCGGGGCCTTTCTAAACGCTATAAACATGATAAATCCCAGGCTGCTTTTTCTTTACGTGGCTGCCTATCAAAGTTATTTATGGAACGAGATGGCATCGGAATTCATCAAGACGGATTTGAATGGGGTTGAGTTAATAAGATTTCGCTACAAACCCGGGGAGATGGTCTTTTACAAGAAGCTTCCGGATAAGCTGTTTGACCGGTTTATAAAGATGGAGATTCCTCTGATAGACCACAAGGTAGAATTCTCGGAAAATTCAACGAAAGAAATTGCAGAGAAGGTGCTTTCAAGAGAGGGAATAGCTATTCAAGAATTTAGGTTAAAAAAGCTAAAAAGGGCTTTCTTCAAATCGGCACCTAGAAAACTCATCGTTTTCCCGGAGGAATTGGAAATTTCTGACATTTTTCCCGACGAAATCTATAAGGGTAAATTCAAGCTCACTTTATCTTTTTTTCTGCCCTCGGGGAGTTATGCCAGTGTGCTCCTGAGGAGGATAGAAGATAGGGAAATACAAAAAGTGAATGGAATAACATAG